A part of Nitrospirota bacterium genomic DNA contains:
- a CDS encoding cytochrome b N-terminal domain-containing protein, producing the protein MSELNRSGMDRMKENLKELKQAVIGSFLRSGRPTSDRSRSAVMFNNFFLHVQGVKTHVNTLRPAYTLGLGLASFFLLLITVLSGVLLMIYFNPSIENAYNSVKDITYVVFSGKLVRNMHKWAGEGMILFVLFHMARVFYTGSYKNGREFNWLIGIVLLVITFGINLTGYMLPWDQLSYWALVITSNIINSPQEITDSLGITQFADIGGFSKELLLGGLAPGKESLNRIYLFHIMLLPLILFLVLGAHFWRIRKDGGLTKPENFLTTAGAAERLTLPQKKGGIFSTNKTYGLMELAKGRTPAVDKDIENTVLSWPNLLLAEAAVFFLCLAAVIVYSFYMDAPLKELANPLIPENPAKAPWYFLGLQELLSYSAFMGGVGLPSLALLGLGLIPYLDREQAHVGIWFSGKEGKAVALRALVAGASVLIALLAFVINFGWLRNWWPNVPQLLITLVNPGTIWVGFMIAWSLLIIRKTGSTRMGAIALFTMFLVSYIILTYVGTELRGPNWGFFWSKSQWPVH; encoded by the coding sequence ATGAGCGAGTTGAACCGTTCCGGAATGGACCGCATGAAGGAAAACCTGAAAGAACTGAAACAGGCTGTCATTGGTTCGTTTCTCAGAAGCGGCAGGCCAACGTCCGACCGGTCGCGCTCGGCGGTCATGTTCAATAATTTCTTCCTCCACGTGCAGGGGGTCAAGACGCACGTCAATACGCTCAGGCCGGCATACACGCTGGGCCTGGGACTGGCATCGTTCTTTCTGCTCCTGATCACCGTGCTGTCGGGTGTCCTGCTCATGATCTATTTCAATCCCTCGATCGAAAATGCCTACAATTCGGTAAAAGACATCACCTATGTCGTCTTCTCCGGCAAGCTGGTCAGAAACATGCACAAGTGGGCCGGCGAAGGAATGATCCTGTTCGTTTTGTTCCACATGGCGAGGGTCTTCTATACCGGTTCATACAAGAACGGAAGGGAGTTCAACTGGCTGATCGGCATCGTGCTCCTGGTCATCACCTTTGGGATCAACCTCACCGGCTACATGTTGCCCTGGGACCAGCTGTCCTACTGGGCCCTCGTCATAACTTCGAACATTATCAATTCGCCGCAAGAGATCACCGACTCCCTCGGCATCACACAGTTCGCCGACATCGGCGGATTTTCAAAGGAACTGCTTCTTGGCGGACTGGCCCCGGGCAAGGAATCGCTCAATCGTATCTATCTTTTTCATATCATGCTCTTGCCGCTCATCCTGTTCCTCGTTCTCGGCGCGCATTTTTGGAGGATCCGGAAGGACGGCGGACTCACGAAGCCGGAAAACTTCCTGACCACGGCCGGTGCCGCGGAAAGGCTGACGCTGCCGCAGAAAAAAGGCGGCATCTTCAGCACGAACAAAACCTACGGCCTCATGGAGCTGGCAAAAGGCAGAACGCCCGCCGTTGACAAGGATATCGAGAATACCGTGTTGAGCTGGCCGAATCTCCTGCTTGCCGAAGCCGCTGTCTTCTTCCTCTGCCTTGCCGCTGTAATCGTTTATTCATTTTATATGGATGCGCCGCTCAAGGAACTTGCCAACCCCCTCATCCCCGAAAATCCGGCAAAGGCGCCCTGGTATTTCCTCGGGCTTCAGGAGCTGCTGTCCTACTCCGCGTTCATGGGCGGCGTCGGCCTGCCGAGTCTTGCGCTCCTGGGACTGGGCCTCATCCCATACCTGGACCGGGAACAGGCTCATGTGGGCATCTGGTTTTCGGGGAAGGAGGGCAAGGCCGTGGCGCTGCGGGCCCTCGTCGCGGGGGCCAGCGTGCTCATCGCGCTCCTGGCGTTCGTGATCAACTTCGGGTGGCTCAGGAACTGGTGGCCGAATGTGCCGCAGCTGCTCATCACCCTCGTTAACCCGGGCACCATCTGGGTCGGGTTCATGATCGCCTGGTCGCTCCTCATAATCAGGAAAACAGGCTCCACGAGGATGGGCGCTATCGCCCTGTTCACGATGTTTCTGGTCAGCTACATAATTCTCACCTATGTGGGGACGGAGCTTCGAGGACCGAACTGGGGCTTCTTCTGGTCGAAGAGCCAGTGGCCGGTGCATTAG
- a CDS encoding molybdopterin-dependent oxidoreductase, giving the protein MNNKKDDDQSTDGLSRRKFLTIAAGTGAGILLSGCDTKLFTFLKPKSDNPLEFYPDRNWEAVYRNIYKEDSHFHFLCSPNDTHNCLLKAHVKNGVVTRISPSYRYGEAKDLYGNGASHRWDPRACQKGLGLARRLYGDRRIKGAMVRKGFKDWVDKGMPRDSQTGSPPKEYFDKRGQDKWLKITWDEAFTMSAAALNNIAETYSGDKGFDRLTRQGYDPAMLDPMKKAGTQVLKIRGGMSLLGATRIFGYYRFCNMLALLDDKIRGTGPEKSLGGRGWDSYTWHTDLPPGHPMVLGMQTNEFDLNSVEHAQMVLLLGMNWITTKMPDSHWLTEARLKGTKVVNVSVEYPATGCRSDEIIVIRPGTDPALMLGVAHVIIKEKLYDANHIKKYSDLPFLVRMDTLDMLRPEDVIPGYQKKALTKDTVVMKKNDPFISHVLEHDKQIVTEEMAAEWSDCVVWDAQTRKPASVSREDFGKKFGIDPALEGTFEVTTLKGKTVKVRPVFDLMKQYIDESFTPEQTSKITWAPKEAIISLARDIASRPEGTLFACGMGSNQYFNADLKDRAVLFVAAMTRNLGFPGGNVGSFAGNYKVALLNGVGAYVAEDPFNIELDPAKPAHKKYYTVYESAHFYNYGDRPLRVGGHLFSGKGHLNTPTKLMMFANSNSLLGNAKWHYDVVNNTLPKIEMIAVAEYWWNGSCEYADIVYGCDFAAEFKQPDFSASCTNSFVQVHPRTPLPRVFDTKPDIEILAGLAGALGKLTRDRRFDDYWKFVHEDKVSVYAQRIFDGSQGLAGFKFPDLETKAKDGIPALMNNRTYPRLGSWEQVHEDKLWYTKSGRMEFYRFETEWIEHGENIPVYREPIDSTFHEPNVIVGRHPAIRPKRPEDWGFSSKDLSTESRQVRNIQYSSEEVMKTKHPLISKGFKFIFHTPKYRHCTHTTAGDTDMVAVWFGPFGDVYRRDKRMPFVTEGYVDMNPLDAKELGIEDGDYVHIDNDPSDRPYRNAKAGTEEHKTARLLCRARYYWGTPRGVTRMWYNMFGATLGSVKGHETRPDGLAKNPETNYQAMFRYGSHQSGTRAWLRPTLLTDSLVRKDAFGQKMGKGFAPDIHCANGAPREGFAKITKAENGGIGGKGPWQPVTKNIRPTHEDDAMKAFIQGGYIKSKKA; this is encoded by the coding sequence ATGAATAATAAAAAAGATGATGATCAAAGTACCGATGGTCTTTCCCGGCGAAAGTTCCTGACGATTGCCGCCGGCACCGGGGCGGGGATCCTGCTTTCAGGATGCGATACCAAGCTGTTCACCTTTTTGAAACCGAAATCAGACAACCCCCTTGAATTCTATCCGGACAGGAACTGGGAAGCCGTCTACCGGAATATCTATAAAGAGGACAGCCACTTTCACTTTCTCTGCTCGCCGAACGACACGCACAACTGTCTGCTGAAGGCGCACGTGAAAAACGGGGTGGTCACCCGCATCAGCCCCTCGTACCGGTACGGCGAGGCCAAGGATCTGTACGGCAACGGCGCGTCCCATCGGTGGGACCCGCGCGCCTGCCAGAAAGGGCTGGGCCTTGCCCGCCGCCTCTACGGAGACCGGCGTATAAAAGGCGCGATGGTGCGCAAGGGTTTCAAGGACTGGGTCGACAAGGGAATGCCGAGGGATTCTCAGACCGGCAGTCCGCCGAAGGAATATTTCGACAAGCGCGGACAGGACAAATGGCTGAAGATCACCTGGGACGAGGCCTTCACGATGAGCGCCGCGGCCTTGAACAACATTGCCGAGACGTACTCCGGTGACAAGGGTTTCGACCGTCTCACCCGGCAGGGGTACGACCCCGCCATGCTCGATCCCATGAAAAAGGCGGGGACCCAGGTACTGAAGATCAGGGGCGGCATGTCGCTGCTCGGTGCAACGAGGATCTTCGGCTATTATCGCTTCTGCAATATGCTGGCGCTTTTAGACGACAAGATCCGCGGTACGGGCCCCGAGAAATCGCTCGGCGGCAGGGGCTGGGACAGCTACACCTGGCACACCGACCTCCCACCCGGACATCCCATGGTGCTCGGCATGCAGACCAACGAGTTCGATCTGAACAGCGTCGAGCACGCACAGATGGTACTCTTACTCGGCATGAACTGGATCACGACGAAGATGCCCGATAGCCACTGGCTGACCGAGGCGCGTCTCAAAGGGACGAAGGTCGTGAACGTGTCCGTGGAATATCCCGCGACCGGCTGCCGCTCCGACGAGATCATCGTGATCCGTCCCGGTACGGACCCGGCGCTCATGCTTGGCGTCGCGCATGTCATCATCAAGGAAAAGCTGTACGATGCGAATCATATCAAGAAGTATTCCGATTTGCCCTTCCTCGTGCGAATGGACACCCTTGATATGCTGCGGCCCGAGGACGTGATCCCGGGGTATCAAAAGAAAGCGCTGACCAAGGACACGGTCGTGATGAAAAAGAACGATCCCTTCATCAGCCATGTTCTTGAACATGACAAACAGATCGTGACGGAAGAGATGGCAGCTGAATGGAGCGACTGCGTGGTCTGGGACGCGCAGACGAGGAAGCCCGCCTCCGTCAGCCGGGAGGACTTCGGCAAGAAGTTCGGCATCGACCCGGCGCTTGAGGGGACCTTTGAGGTAACCACGCTCAAGGGCAAGACGGTGAAGGTGCGGCCGGTGTTCGACCTCATGAAACAGTATATCGACGAAAGCTTTACGCCGGAGCAGACCTCGAAGATCACCTGGGCGCCGAAGGAGGCGATCATCTCGCTCGCCCGGGACATCGCGTCCCGTCCCGAGGGGACCCTCTTTGCCTGCGGCATGGGCTCCAACCAGTATTTCAATGCCGACCTGAAGGACCGCGCCGTGCTGTTCGTGGCGGCCATGACCCGCAACCTCGGTTTTCCCGGAGGCAATGTGGGGAGCTTCGCGGGCAACTACAAGGTGGCGTTGTTGAACGGCGTCGGGGCGTATGTGGCGGAGGACCCCTTCAACATAGAGCTTGATCCCGCAAAACCCGCGCATAAAAAATATTATACCGTGTATGAGTCAGCTCATTTTTATAACTACGGGGACCGTCCTCTCCGAGTCGGCGGTCATTTGTTCAGCGGGAAAGGTCATCTGAACACGCCGACCAAGTTAATGATGTTCGCAAACTCGAACTCGCTGCTCGGGAACGCGAAGTGGCATTACGACGTGGTGAACAACACCCTGCCGAAGATCGAGATGATCGCCGTGGCCGAATACTGGTGGAACGGTTCGTGCGAGTATGCTGACATCGTCTACGGCTGCGATTTTGCCGCCGAATTCAAGCAGCCTGATTTCAGCGCTTCCTGCACTAACTCCTTTGTACAGGTGCATCCCCGGACCCCGCTGCCGAGGGTCTTCGATACCAAGCCCGACATCGAGATACTCGCCGGGCTCGCCGGCGCCCTCGGGAAGCTGACCAGGGACAGGCGCTTCGATGATTACTGGAAGTTTGTGCATGAGGACAAGGTCAGCGTCTATGCCCAGAGGATCTTCGACGGTTCTCAGGGCCTGGCGGGGTTCAAGTTTCCGGACCTGGAGACAAAGGCAAAGGACGGCATTCCCGCCCTGATGAACAACAGGACCTACCCCCGGCTCGGGAGCTGGGAACAGGTGCACGAAGACAAGTTGTGGTACACCAAGTCAGGCAGAATGGAGTTCTATCGCTTCGAAACGGAATGGATCGAACACGGCGAAAATATCCCGGTCTACCGGGAACCCATCGATTCAACGTTCCATGAGCCCAATGTGATCGTCGGCAGGCATCCTGCGATCCGGCCGAAGCGGCCCGAGGACTGGGGATTCTCTTCAAAAGACCTTTCAACGGAATCGCGCCAGGTGAGAAACATCCAGTATTCTTCCGAGGAGGTTATGAAGACGAAGCACCCGCTCATTTCCAAGGGCTTCAAGTTCATCTTCCATACGCCGAAGTACCGCCACTGCACGCATACGACGGCGGGGGATACCGATATGGTGGCTGTGTGGTTCGGACCTTTTGGCGATGTGTACCGCCGCGACAAGCGCATGCCCTTCGTGACCGAAGGGTACGTGGACATGAATCCCCTCGATGCAAAGGAACTGGGCATTGAGGACGGCGATTATGTCCATATCGACAATGACCCTTCGGACAGACCCTATCGGAACGCCAAGGCCGGGACCGAGGAGCACAAGACGGCACGCCTTCTGTGCCGCGCCCGGTATTACTGGGGCACGCCCCGCGGCGTGACGCGCATGTGGTACAACATGTTTGGGGCAACCCTCGGAAGCGTCAAGGGACACGAGACGCGGCCTGATGGGCTCGCCAAGAACCCCGAGACCAACTATCAGGCCATGTTCCGCTACGGCAGCCACCAGAGCGGCACCCGGGCATGGCTCAGACCGACGCTCCTGACGGACTCGCTTGTCCGCAAGGACGCCTTTGGCCAGAAGATGGGCAAGGGGTTTGCACCGGACATCCATTGCGCAAACGGCGCGCCCCGGGAAGGTTTCGCGAAGATCACGAAGGCCGAGAACGGCGGCATCGGCGGCAAAGGCCCGTGGCAACCCGTGACCAAAAACATACGGCCCACCCACGAGGATGATGCCATGAAGGCCTTTATCCAGGGTGGATACATAAAGAGCAAAAAAGCATAA
- a CDS encoding molecular chaperone TorD family protein → MTIGTIYLYKTLSLGFAYPQEGNWIQIEDLLSACGDLPEGDVSSMMKAFKSSFLANRHRVRDMESEHLRIFDMGRLISPYETEYLQEKISRKPFELADIAGFYQAFGYDVSDGAEHREPVDHVAVELEFMALLAYKELYAGENHQDEHLSIVREAQKNFLHEHLARWGFFFSSRIRGIECEDYYKNLGKFLHAVLSAECEIHGLAVAGYEKEINRDAPGGVIEEELNCDQQLPAGGI, encoded by the coding sequence ATGACGATAGGAACGATCTATCTCTATAAAACCCTGTCGCTCGGGTTTGCGTATCCGCAAGAGGGAAATTGGATACAAATCGAAGACCTACTGTCCGCGTGCGGCGACCTGCCTGAGGGGGATGTATCTTCGATGATGAAGGCTTTCAAGTCATCCTTTCTCGCGAACAGGCACAGGGTCAGGGACATGGAATCCGAGCACCTGCGCATCTTCGATATGGGAAGACTGATTTCTCCGTATGAGACGGAGTATTTGCAGGAGAAGATATCGAGGAAACCCTTCGAACTCGCCGATATCGCCGGTTTTTACCAGGCCTTCGGTTATGATGTAAGCGATGGGGCGGAACACCGGGAGCCGGTCGACCATGTTGCCGTGGAACTTGAATTCATGGCGCTGCTCGCATACAAAGAGCTCTATGCCGGGGAAAACCATCAGGATGAACACCTGTCGATCGTCCGGGAAGCTCAGAAAAATTTTTTGCATGAGCATCTTGCACGGTGGGGTTTTTTCTTCAGCAGCCGTATCAGGGGAATTGAGTGCGAGGACTACTATAAGAATCTCGGGAAGTTCCTTCACGCTGTTCTCTCCGCGGAATGTGAGATCCACGGATTAGCTGTTGCAGGATATGAAAAGGAAATCAACCGAGATGCTCCAGGCGGCGTGATAGAAGAGGAACTCAATTGCGATCAGCAATTGCCCGCAGGCGGTATTTGA
- a CDS encoding ethylbenzene dehydrogenase-related protein — protein MIRKTLFLFFGIALVAASASAGDKKFVEFSSVRVTVDVGKVGLNDTVWRTAAPYNQPLQRQFLVDPKPLDVGVKEIQVQSVHDGKYIAFRLVWKDLTKNDDPKIMNFSDGVALQFPVKKDPLPEYFMGEPGKPVHILHWKAWRSADLKKGFQTVKTAYPNMTVDIYQFDYPVKGTGTEKTQAEKDIFIPGKAAGNPLSVPHKEIVEELFAEGSGTLKSTNIENTSGDAEWNKGEWIMVFRRPLTVGDHGSVQFKPGEKMPVAFAVWEGGRKESAGRKSVSPAWAEVKVEP, from the coding sequence ATGATCAGAAAAACATTATTTCTCTTCTTCGGCATAGCCCTTGTTGCAGCTTCGGCCTCTGCCGGGGACAAGAAGTTCGTTGAATTCAGCTCCGTGCGCGTAACGGTCGATGTGGGCAAAGTCGGACTGAACGACACTGTGTGGAGAACGGCCGCTCCGTATAATCAGCCGCTCCAAAGGCAGTTTCTCGTAGACCCGAAGCCCTTGGATGTGGGGGTGAAGGAGATCCAGGTCCAGTCGGTCCATGACGGAAAATACATCGCTTTCAGGCTGGTATGGAAAGACCTGACTAAAAATGACGATCCGAAGATCATGAATTTTTCGGACGGTGTTGCCCTCCAGTTTCCGGTCAAAAAAGACCCGCTTCCCGAGTATTTTATGGGAGAGCCCGGGAAACCGGTGCACATACTTCACTGGAAGGCCTGGAGGAGCGCGGACCTGAAAAAAGGATTCCAGACCGTCAAGACAGCTTATCCGAACATGACCGTGGACATTTATCAGTTCGATTATCCTGTAAAGGGAACGGGGACCGAGAAAACGCAGGCCGAGAAGGACATCTTCATTCCGGGTAAGGCTGCGGGAAACCCTCTTTCTGTTCCTCATAAAGAGATCGTCGAGGAGCTGTTCGCGGAAGGCAGCGGGACCCTGAAGTCGACGAATATCGAGAACACGTCGGGTGACGCTGAGTGGAATAAGGGAGAGTGGATCATGGTATTCAGGAGGCCGTTGACGGTCGGGGACCACGGCAGCGTGCAGTTTAAGCCGGGAGAAAAAATGCCCGTGGCGTTTGCCGTATGGGAAGGCGGCCGAAAAGAGTCTGCAGGGAGAAAGTCCGTCAGCCCGGCATGGGCCGAGGTAAAGGTCGAACCATGA
- a CDS encoding c-type cytochrome, whose protein sequence is MRNRFYLWLLFFSAVIFVLYSALAAYREATPEWKHYQLAFQESLAKNAQDPETRDKARAMTVELQQIYLGGLGVVDRCTSCHIGVEIPLMAGAAEPLAQHSGDYLKNHPPDRFGCTICHYGQGRATNKKEAHGLGHAMHWDHPIIPLEYIQSACASCHDLGMLKDRGGEKLVKGEKIFREKGCKGCHKLDNIGGVLGKALDGVGSQPIAYFPMTSPMAMPSVKGEKTVYSWMKQHFDDPRNLVLGSEMKSDFTDQESDLLTTYILSLRSGEMPKKYRRIRESPAAAGDRVDDGETLYNMYCISCHTTGKESVNDEVFKRTIPAIMNPAFLKAASNPYLKKVIEEGRAGTQMTAWKTAAAGLTDREVDTLVAYITRSRLGERPEPFRSAGYKGDVAHGRELYNVRCISCHGARGQGGVGLNLRNPVVQKDAEPDFLAITIRDGRAGTHMAAFGKKGVGLSDQDITDIVTYVRTLSKER, encoded by the coding sequence ATGCGCAACCGGTTTTATTTGTGGCTATTATTTTTCTCTGCGGTGATATTTGTTCTCTACTCGGCGCTTGCCGCGTACCGGGAGGCTACGCCTGAGTGGAAACACTATCAGCTTGCCTTCCAGGAATCCCTGGCGAAGAACGCACAGGATCCTGAGACCAGGGACAAGGCGCGGGCCATGACCGTTGAGCTGCAGCAGATCTATCTTGGCGGCCTCGGCGTTGTCGACCGGTGCACCAGTTGCCATATCGGCGTTGAAATTCCTCTTATGGCGGGCGCTGCGGAGCCGCTTGCGCAGCACAGCGGCGACTATTTGAAGAACCATCCACCGGACCGCTTCGGATGCACCATATGCCATTACGGCCAGGGCAGGGCCACGAACAAAAAGGAGGCCCACGGCCTCGGGCACGCGATGCACTGGGACCATCCCATCATCCCTCTGGAGTATATTCAGAGTGCTTGCGCATCCTGCCATGATCTCGGCATGTTGAAGGACCGGGGCGGGGAAAAACTCGTCAAGGGTGAGAAGATATTCAGGGAAAAGGGTTGCAAGGGATGTCACAAGCTCGACAACATCGGCGGCGTGCTCGGCAAGGCCCTCGACGGCGTCGGTTCGCAACCCATAGCCTATTTTCCCATGACCTCGCCCATGGCCATGCCTTCCGTAAAAGGAGAGAAGACCGTCTACTCCTGGATGAAACAGCATTTCGACGATCCCAGGAACCTGGTGCTCGGGAGCGAGATGAAGTCCGATTTCACGGACCAGGAATCCGATCTCTTGACCACCTATATCCTGTCCCTGCGAAGCGGCGAGATGCCGAAAAAATATCGCCGCATCAGGGAGTCTCCGGCAGCAGCAGGAGATCGGGTGGACGACGGTGAGACCCTGTACAATATGTACTGCATCTCCTGCCATACGACAGGAAAGGAGAGCGTGAACGACGAGGTCTTTAAGAGGACCATCCCCGCCATCATGAACCCGGCCTTTCTGAAGGCGGCCAGCAACCCCTATCTCAAGAAGGTCATTGAAGAAGGAAGGGCCGGTACGCAGATGACAGCGTGGAAAACCGCGGCAGCCGGATTGACGGACCGGGAAGTCGATACCCTCGTCGCCTACATAACGAGAAGCAGGCTTGGAGAGCGGCCGGAACCGTTCCGCTCTGCAGGGTACAAGGGCGATGTCGCGCATGGCCGGGAACTGTACAATGTCCGTTGCATCAGCTGCCATGGGGCCAGGGGGCAGGGCGGGGTCGGGCTGAACCTCCGGAACCCCGTGGTCCAGAAGGACGCGGAACCTGATTTTCTGGCGATCACCATCCGTGACGGAAGGGCCGGGACCCATATGGCCGCGTTCGGTAAAAAGGGCGTCGGTCTCAGTGATCAGGACATTACCGACATCGTGACGTATGTCAGGACATTGTCAAAGGAGCGTTAG
- a CDS encoding Rieske 2Fe-2S domain-containing protein: MNSGTQEKEGVTRRDFLSTASFGMVVLSALALFGGMFRMSKPNVRYEEATKFKIGKAENFPVGTVKKLDEKGVFIFSTDEGLHAISSVCTHLGCIVSVSETGFQCPCHGSQYDENGKVIGGPAPRNLAWLEISRSMDGSLMVDTASAVPAGTTLKLIA; this comes from the coding sequence GTGAATAGCGGGACACAGGAAAAAGAAGGCGTAACACGGCGGGACTTCCTCAGCACGGCCTCATTCGGCATGGTCGTTCTCTCGGCACTGGCACTCTTCGGAGGTATGTTCAGGATGTCAAAGCCCAATGTCCGTTACGAAGAGGCGACAAAGTTCAAGATCGGCAAGGCGGAGAACTTTCCCGTGGGCACGGTAAAGAAGCTCGATGAAAAGGGCGTATTTATATTCTCCACTGATGAAGGGCTTCACGCCATATCGAGCGTCTGCACCCACCTCGGGTGCATCGTGTCCGTTTCGGAGACCGGTTTTCAGTGCCCCTGCCACGGTTCACAGTATGATGAAAACGGCAAGGTCATCGGCGGCCCCGCTCCCCGGAACCTTGCCTGGCTCGAGATCAGCCGGAGCATGGACGGGAGTCTGATGGTTGACACGGCGAGCGCTGTGCCAGCGGGAACAACGTTAAAATTGATCGCGTAA
- a CDS encoding dehydrogenase, translating into MRKVYNWQLGRNAAYLYPQHRPKKQWAMIFDLNKCISCQTCSVACKTTWTSGKGQEYMFWNNVETKPYGGYPMGWDRGILAKLGFQEWIGDKYAGKTLFEAAEKDEKILQYLAEDDDWAHPNIGEDEVAATVNQGDWITMPHRIWMYYLPRTCAHCTYPACLSACPRKAIYKREEDGIVLIDQSRCRGYRECVRACPYKKSMFNVETRISEKCIGCYPKVEQGDMPQCVTNCIGKIRLAGFVSTPEQSRKDNPIDYLVHERKLALPLYPQFGTEPNTYYIPPIHAPLPYLEQMFGPGAGQAIAAYKAIKDDQTLKGLLVLFGSMEKRLDSFKVDADHAYGYDEKGNEVVNVPLTEPMYIREYYDKKIHVYRHNTP; encoded by the coding sequence ATGAGAAAAGTATATAACTGGCAGTTGGGAAGGAACGCAGCGTACCTGTACCCCCAGCACCGGCCGAAGAAACAGTGGGCCATGATCTTCGATCTGAACAAGTGCATCTCGTGCCAGACCTGCTCCGTTGCGTGCAAGACCACCTGGACGTCGGGAAAAGGGCAGGAGTACATGTTCTGGAACAATGTGGAGACCAAGCCCTACGGCGGCTATCCCATGGGATGGGACCGTGGGATCCTCGCAAAGCTCGGGTTCCAGGAATGGATCGGCGACAAATATGCGGGCAAGACCCTTTTTGAGGCGGCGGAGAAGGATGAGAAGATCCTCCAATATCTTGCCGAGGATGACGATTGGGCGCACCCGAACATCGGCGAGGACGAGGTTGCCGCCACGGTCAACCAGGGGGACTGGATCACGATGCCCCACCGGATATGGATGTACTACCTCCCGAGGACCTGCGCGCACTGCACGTATCCCGCCTGCCTCTCGGCGTGCCCGAGGAAAGCCATCTACAAGCGGGAAGAAGACGGCATCGTGCTGATCGACCAGTCACGCTGTCGCGGGTACCGCGAATGCGTCCGCGCCTGTCCCTACAAAAAATCGATGTTCAATGTCGAAACGAGGATCAGCGAGAAATGCATCGGCTGCTATCCCAAGGTCGAACAGGGCGACATGCCGCAGTGCGTGACGAACTGCATCGGCAAGATCAGGCTCGCTGGATTTGTCAGCACACCCGAACAGTCGCGGAAGGATAACCCCATCGATTATCTCGTGCATGAGAGAAAGCTGGCGCTCCCGCTCTACCCGCAATTCGGCACGGAACCGAACACCTATTATATTCCGCCGATCCACGCGCCCCTGCCTTATCTGGAGCAGATGTTCGGCCCGGGCGCAGGCCAGGCGATCGCGGCCTATAAAGCCATCAAGGACGACCAGACGCTGAAGGGATTGCTGGTGCTGTTCGGCAGCATGGAGAAACGACTGGATTCGTTCAAAGTGGATGCGGACCATGCCTACGGTTATGACGAAAAGGGGAATGAAGTGGTAAATGTGCCCCTGACGGAACCCATGTATATCAGGGAGTACTATGACAAAAAAATCCACGTCTATCGGCACAATACGCCGTAA